The genomic stretch CATCCATTTTTCCGCTATTCACAAGACCAAGCAGGTCCTCATGGTGAGCAGTTCCTTCCCGGGTGAAGGTAAAACGACCATCTCCGCCAATCTGGCCGTTACCCTGGCGCAGACCGGCGGCCGTGTGCTCATCATCGGTTGCGACCTGCGCAAGCCTGCTCTGCACGAGTTTTTTGAAGGGCATCGTACCCCCGGCCTCACCGAAGTGCTGGTGGGGGATGAGTCTTTCGAGAGCGCCGTCAATCTGGCCGGCGCGCCAGGCGTTGACTTTCTGAGCTCCGGCAGTACGCCGCCCAACCCCGCCGAACTTCTTGCCTCGGCGGCCATGACACAGCTGCTCACTGACCTGCGCCAGCGCTACGACCACATCATCCTTGACGCGCCACCCATGCTGGCCGTCACCGACGCCACCGTACTGAGCCCGCTGGCCGACCTGCTCCTGGTCACCTTCGAGGTTGGTCGCAGCAACCAGAAGACCGCCCTCATGCTCCGAGACCAGTTGAATCAGGTACAGGCCCCCATAGCCGGCCTGGTTCTCAATGACAAAACATCCAAGGGCGCCAGTTACTACGGCGGCTACTATGGGGGATATTACGGCAGCTACTACGGGGACAGCGACAACGAACAGCAAAAAAGCTGGTGGCAGCGGCTGCTGAAAAAATAGACGACCAAGGTCAAAGGCATTTTTACAGGGATGAAAGGGATAAAGGGATGATCCCCTTCATCCCTGTGAATACAAAGGCTTGCTTTTTAGACTCTTTTTGAGCTCCCGTCCATAGCGTGTTGCATTTCTGCGACTAGGGTATTTCCTGAGTTGCTAACCCCACCCACACCTGATACAACTCCCCCCGGGCTAATGAGAGAAAGGACCGGCGATGCACCTGCGTCGCCCGGCAGGCAGATATGATCGACTACCATTGCCACTTGCTTCCCGGCCTCGATGACGGCTGCCAGGACCTGGCCGAGGCCGTCGAACTGGCCCGACTGCTGGTCGGGGCTGGCTTTCGGCAGATTTATTGCACACCCCACTGTATACGTGGCGTCTACGACAATACGCCGTCAGTCGTACAGGCGGCGGTAGCCGTTCTGCAACAGGAACTTGATCGCCAGGGCATCGTCCTGCGGCTCCACGCTGGCATGGAATATTATCTTGACGAATACTTCCCGCGCCTGTTGTCCGATCTGCAGCCGTTAGGCGATACGGGGATGGTACTGGTCGAGTCGCCCTCTCAGGCCGAGGGTGATGCTCTCAAAGAGGCCATCTTTGCCATCGTGCGCAAGGGGTTGACGCCACTTTTCGCGCACCCCGAGCGCTACGGCTTCCTGGCGCTGCCCGCCAGCGGCAGTGGTCTGCTGCACAAGGTCAAGACCTACTTCTCTGGTGCCACCAGCGATGGCGAGGCGGGAGCCCACAGTCTGATCGGGGATCTGCAGCGGCAGGGGTGCCTGTTCCAGGGAAATATCGGCAGCTTTGCCGGCCATTACGGCAGCAGCGTCGCCCAGCGCGCTCGCCAGTTGCAGCAGCGGCAGTTTTATTACTGCTTCGGCAGCGATTCCCATCGCCCTGACTCAGCACAGCGAATCCTCGCCGCCGTCCCAGACGTCTTGGGCCTGAATCACGGCCTGGAAGAACGAAATAGCAACTTAGCCGCTGATACACACCGATGAACGCTGATGGGTTTAAAGATTGTGGAGTTGAAATATGATTCTTTCCGTTTGTGAAAACTGCGTCCATGGCTGCGTGCGTCATGGCCGTAGCCATTGTGGCCGCGAAGCGGTTTACAGCTCTCTGACCAATTGCATTCAGCGTCTGGCGCTCGAGGATTACCTGGCTCGAAACAGCCAGCCAGAAGAGACCTCACAGGCCGCGGCACAAGTTTTTTAGAGGACCGATAACAGGAGGAACAACGTGGTTAGTGTAGAGCAGATTCGCAGTAAAGAAGCCAAAATCGCCCTCGTTGGCTTGGGCTATGTCGGTCTGCCGCTGGCAGCGGCCTTCGGCAAAGTAGCCGAGGTTATCGGTTTTGATATCAGCGCCAAGAAAATCACCGAGCTCAAGCGCGGCCATGATGCCACGGGTGAACTCACTGCGGCCGAACTGGCGGCGACGCGCATCGACTATACGCTGGACCCCGCTCGGCTTAAAGAGGCGTCCTTCCTCATCGTCACCGTGCCGACGCCTATCGATGACCACAAAAAACCCGACCTGCGCCCCGTCGAGTCCGCCGCCCGCACTATCGGCCGCCACCTAACACCCGGCGCCATCATCGTCTTTGAATCGACCGTCTATCCCGGTGTCACCGAAGAAATCTGCTTGCCGATTCTCGAGGGCGAATCGGGTCTTAAGTGCGGGGTCGATTTCAAGGTGGGCTATTCGCCTGAACGCATCAATCCCGGCGACAAAGTGCACACCGTCGACAAAATCATCAAGGTGGTCTCCGGCCAGGATGACGAAACCCTCGACACCGTGGCAGGCGTCTACGAAATGGTGGT from Desulfuromonas sp. KJ2020 encodes the following:
- a CDS encoding tyrosine-protein phosphatase; translated protein: MIDYHCHLLPGLDDGCQDLAEAVELARLLVGAGFRQIYCTPHCIRGVYDNTPSVVQAAVAVLQQELDRQGIVLRLHAGMEYYLDEYFPRLLSDLQPLGDTGMVLVESPSQAEGDALKEAIFAIVRKGLTPLFAHPERYGFLALPASGSGLLHKVKTYFSGATSDGEAGAHSLIGDLQRQGCLFQGNIGSFAGHYGSSVAQRARQLQQRQFYYCFGSDSHRPDSAQRILAAVPDVLGLNHGLEERNSNLAADTHR